The following are from one region of the Capsicum annuum cultivar UCD-10X-F1 chromosome 1, UCD10Xv1.1, whole genome shotgun sequence genome:
- the LOC107858053 gene encoding uncharacterized protein LOC107858053: MAKAYRQSNFNSLMEIVQNIDVGVKKYLELAGYDKWSRVYAPVHRGWRITLNIAESINPALIIARQKQIYNFLEEVRKMFGPWNCTNRQNVSFTYITLGIKFQEIFTMSDTLSACMMVTPSTNYLCAVNDKGKIFIICLENKKCSCGQFQYDEIPCPHALTVLNKKKFKSDPYCSEYYKPETVLKMYEIPVYPFSDVIG, from the exons ATGGCTAAAGCATACAGACAGTCTAATTTTAATAGCTTGATGGAAATAGTTCAAAATATAGATGTGGGAGTTAAGAAATATTTGGAGTTGGCAGGATATGACAAGTGGTCAAGGGTGTACGCACCTGTTCACAGAGGATGGAGAATAACATTAAATATTGCAGAGTCTATTAATCCAGCACTGATAATAGCAAGACAGAAgcaaatttataattttcttgaAGAAGTGAGAAAGATGTTTGGGCCATGGAATTGCACTAATAGGCAAAATGTTTCCTTCACATACATAACACTTGGCATAAAATTTCAAGAGATTTTTACAATGAGTGATACCCTATCAGCATGTATGATG GTAACACCGTCAACAAACTACCTATGTGCAGTAAATGACAAAGGAAAAATCTTTATTATCTgccttgaaaataaaaaatgcagtTGTGGACAGTTTCAATATGATGAAATACCATGCCCACATGCTTTGACTGTTTTaaacaagaagaaattcaaatccGATCCATATTGCTCAGAATATTACAAGCCAGAAACTGTGTTGAAAATGTATGAGATTCCTGTGTATCCTTTTTCGGATGTGATTGGCTGA